The following coding sequences lie in one Pseudoxanthomonas sp. SE1 genomic window:
- a CDS encoding hydroxymethylglutaryl-CoA lyase, with translation MTPSLPLPTADGDFVRIVEVGPRDGLQNEKTLVSTADKVELIDRLSATGLLNIEATSFVSPQWVPQLADAAEVFTAIRRRPGIAYPVLVPNEKGYDRARAVGVEEVAVFTAASEAFNRKNINASIDESIERFRPVLERAAADGVKVRGYVSTVLGCPYQGDVPVADVVRVARRLHAMGCYEISLGDTIGVGTPRKAAGMLKAVAAELPVSALAVHFHDTYGQALANILACLDEGVRVVDAAVSGAGGCPYAKGASGNVASEDVVYLLHGQGMRTGVDLEALADTGRWLAARLGRETGSRVGKALAAG, from the coding sequence ATGACCCCTTCCCTTCCCTTGCCCACGGCCGACGGCGATTTCGTCAGGATCGTGGAGGTCGGCCCGCGCGATGGCCTGCAGAACGAGAAGACGCTCGTCTCGACGGCAGACAAGGTGGAACTCATCGACCGCCTGTCCGCCACCGGCCTGCTGAATATCGAAGCCACCAGCTTCGTCAGCCCGCAATGGGTTCCCCAGCTGGCCGATGCAGCGGAGGTCTTCACTGCCATCCGGCGCAGGCCCGGGATCGCCTACCCCGTGCTGGTACCGAACGAGAAAGGCTATGACCGCGCACGTGCGGTCGGCGTGGAGGAAGTGGCGGTGTTCACCGCCGCGTCCGAGGCCTTCAACCGCAAGAACATCAATGCCTCCATCGATGAATCCATCGAACGTTTCCGCCCCGTCCTCGAGCGCGCGGCCGCCGATGGCGTGAAGGTGCGCGGTTACGTGTCCACCGTGCTGGGTTGCCCCTACCAGGGCGATGTACCCGTGGCGGACGTGGTGCGGGTAGCCAGGCGGCTGCACGCGATGGGGTGCTACGAGATATCGCTGGGCGACACCATCGGCGTGGGGACGCCGCGCAAGGCCGCCGGCATGCTGAAAGCCGTCGCGGCGGAACTGCCCGTGTCCGCGTTGGCCGTGCATTTCCATGACACCTACGGGCAGGCGCTGGCGAACATCCTCGCCTGCCTCGACGAAGGCGTGCGCGTGGTGGACGCCGCCGTCTCCGGCGCGGGTGGCTGCCCCTACGCCAAGGGCGCGAGCGGCAACGTGGCGAGCGAGGACGTGGTCTACCTGCTGCATGGCCAGGGCATGCGTACGGGGGTGGACCTGGAGGCGCTGGCCGACACGGGCCGGTGGCTGGCGGCACGCCTCGGTCGCGAGACCGGCAGCCGCGTCGGCAAGGCCCTGGCGGCCGGATGA
- a CDS encoding acetyl/propionyl/methylcrotonyl-CoA carboxylase subunit alpha, which produces MANRGEIACRVIRTCRRLGIRTVAVYSDADADAQHVRQADEAVLIGGPRPADSYLRGDAIIEAATKTGAQAIHPGYGFLSENADFADAVAAAGMVFIGPSGASMRKMGSKAGAKDLMDAAGVPVVPGYTGEDQSPNTLSREAARIGFPLMIKAAHGGGGKGMRIVHGLEDFIAQLESCQREAANAFGRDRVLLERYVQSPRHIEIQVFADAHGHTLHLNERECSAQRRYQKVLEESPSPFLTPALRAAMGDAAVKAAQAIDYVNAGTVEFIVDPDGQFYFMEINTRLQVEHPVTEFVTGQDLVEWQLRVAAGEPLPLAQDAIAQHGHAIEVRLYAEDPEAGFLPGSGRLEKLVLPAPSTQVRLDAGVIEGDTVTIFYDPMIAKLIVWGADRTEALAGLRAALAECEIVGPKSNIGFLERLVRHPAVVDGRIDTGYLDRHLDEFMPAADLDVSQQVAIAVAALLQQEADARQHATHSPDPGSPWAVGDGWRLGHAGARPLAFQHRDETWDASGHGHAGTYRIRMGASTYQVEGATLTGDLLGLRIQGEARRFRVLRHGTRLTLHDGERRATVETVPVYRRVAAAGVETGGRIVAPMPGRVVLVKAQQGDTVKAGQELLVMEAMKMELAVKAPRDGVVAEVRASAGDFIEADTLLVTLE; this is translated from the coding sequence ATCGCCAACCGCGGCGAGATCGCCTGCCGCGTCATCCGCACCTGCCGCCGGCTGGGCATCCGCACTGTCGCCGTGTACTCCGACGCCGACGCCGATGCCCAGCACGTGCGCCAGGCTGACGAGGCCGTGCTGATCGGTGGGCCGCGCCCGGCCGACAGCTACCTGCGTGGCGACGCCATCATCGAGGCCGCGACGAAGACGGGCGCCCAGGCCATCCATCCCGGCTATGGCTTCCTGTCCGAGAACGCCGACTTCGCCGACGCGGTCGCCGCCGCGGGCATGGTGTTCATCGGCCCCTCCGGCGCCTCCATGCGCAAGATGGGCAGCAAGGCCGGCGCGAAGGACCTGATGGACGCCGCCGGGGTACCGGTGGTGCCGGGTTACACGGGCGAGGACCAGTCGCCAAACACACTGTCACGCGAGGCCGCGCGCATCGGCTTCCCGCTGATGATCAAGGCCGCGCACGGCGGCGGCGGCAAGGGCATGCGCATCGTGCATGGGCTGGAGGATTTCATCGCACAGCTGGAAAGCTGCCAGCGCGAAGCCGCCAATGCCTTCGGCCGCGACCGCGTGCTGCTGGAACGCTACGTGCAGTCGCCGCGCCATATCGAGATCCAGGTGTTCGCCGACGCGCACGGCCACACGCTGCACCTCAACGAACGCGAATGCTCCGCGCAGCGCCGCTACCAGAAGGTGCTGGAGGAATCGCCCTCGCCCTTCCTGACGCCCGCGCTGCGCGCGGCGATGGGCGATGCCGCGGTGAAGGCGGCGCAGGCCATCGACTATGTCAATGCGGGCACGGTGGAGTTCATCGTCGACCCCGATGGACAGTTCTATTTCATGGAGATCAACACGCGCCTGCAGGTGGAGCACCCCGTCACCGAGTTCGTCACCGGGCAGGACCTGGTGGAGTGGCAGTTGCGCGTTGCCGCCGGCGAACCCCTGCCGCTCGCGCAGGACGCCATCGCGCAACACGGGCACGCCATCGAAGTGCGCCTGTATGCGGAGGATCCCGAAGCCGGATTCCTGCCGGGCTCGGGCCGCCTGGAAAAGCTGGTGCTGCCGGCGCCGTCGACGCAGGTCCGGCTCGATGCAGGCGTGATCGAAGGCGACACGGTGACCATCTTCTACGACCCGATGATCGCCAAGCTGATCGTCTGGGGCGCGGACCGCACCGAGGCGCTCGCCGGACTGCGGGCCGCCTTGGCCGAGTGCGAGATCGTCGGGCCGAAATCGAACATCGGCTTCCTGGAAAGGCTGGTCCGCCACCCCGCCGTCGTCGACGGCCGCATCGACACCGGCTATCTGGACCGGCACCTGGACGAATTCATGCCCGCCGCGGACCTGGATGTCTCGCAGCAGGTGGCGATTGCCGTCGCAGCGCTGCTCCAGCAGGAGGCGGATGCGCGCCAGCATGCGACCCATTCCCCCGACCCCGGTTCGCCCTGGGCCGTCGGCGACGGATGGCGGCTGGGACATGCCGGCGCGCGACCCTTGGCGTTCCAGCATCGCGATGAGACCTGGGACGCTTCGGGCCATGGGCATGCGGGGACTTACCGCATCCGCATGGGCGCCAGCACGTACCAGGTGGAAGGCGCCACGCTGACCGGCGACCTCCTCGGTTTGCGTATCCAAGGGGAGGCGCGGCGATTCCGCGTCCTGCGCCATGGCACGCGCCTGACGCTGCATGACGGGGAACGTCGGGCCACGGTGGAAACGGTGCCGGTCTACCGTCGCGTGGCGGCGGCGGGCGTCGAGACGGGCGGCAGGATCGTCGCACCCATGCCGGGACGCGTGGTGCTGGTCAAGGCGCAGCAAGGGGATACGGTCAAAGCCGGACAGGAGTTGCTCGTGATGGAGGCGATGAAGATGGAACTGGCGGTGAAGGCTCCGCGCGACGGCGTGGTGGCCGAGGTGCGCGCCAGTGCCGGCGACTTCATCGAAGCCGACACGTTGCTCGTGACGCTGGAGTGA
- a CDS encoding DUF559 domain-containing protein, producing the protein MVSKEEITMQGQTNRKILQGKLQRILRNQPTDAEHRLWQYLRKRQLDGYRFRRQHPFGDYILDFACLEPKLVVELDGSQHADNHAYEAIRTHFLERAGFKVLRFWNNDVFENIEGVVEVILTALADRQATPSHPTLPLKGRARRDVLQDPDRQPRRDRLPRHPHLPPAGHPHCRRVLRRRRRCPARAPG; encoded by the coding sequence ATGGTGTCCAAGGAGGAAATCACCATGCAGGGACAGACGAACAGGAAGATCCTGCAGGGCAAACTGCAGCGCATCCTGCGCAACCAACCGACGGACGCCGAACATCGGCTCTGGCAGTACCTGCGGAAGCGCCAGTTGGACGGCTACCGATTCCGGCGGCAGCATCCCTTCGGCGACTACATTCTGGATTTCGCGTGTCTCGAACCGAAACTCGTGGTGGAACTGGATGGCAGCCAGCACGCGGACAACCATGCCTACGAAGCGATACGTACCCACTTTCTGGAGCGGGCCGGGTTCAAGGTGCTCAGATTCTGGAACAATGACGTATTCGAGAATATCGAGGGGGTCGTCGAAGTGATTCTTACAGCGCTGGCGGACAGGCAAGCAACACCATCCCACCCAACCCTCCCCTTGAAGGGGAGGGCTAGACGCGATGTTCTCCAAGATCCTGATCGCCAACCGCGGCGAGATCGCCTGCCGCGTCATCCGCACCTGCCGCCGGCTGGGCATCCGCACTGTCGCCGTGTACTCCGACGCCGACGCCGATGCCCAGCACGTGCGCCAGGCTGA
- a CDS encoding enoyl-CoA hydratase-related protein produces the protein MAASPQEHPLVLERSGAVARIRLDRPALHNAFDAGLIATLTTTLEQAGAESDIRAVVLEGSGASFSAGADLNWMRGMATASEAANREDALALARLMRTLDELPKPTIARVHGAAFGGGVGLVACCDIAIGVPEAKFGLTESKLGLLPAVISPYVIAAIGARQARRWFATAEIFDASTALQIGLLHQVVPATQLDEAVERQLALLLKAGPHAAAGAKHLVARVAASSDRDRMDADNADLIARLRISSEGQEGLSAFLDKRAPRWVAKD, from the coding sequence ATGGCGGCATCACCGCAGGAACATCCCCTCGTACTGGAACGCTCAGGCGCCGTGGCGCGCATCCGGCTGGACCGCCCGGCCCTCCACAACGCCTTCGACGCCGGCCTGATCGCCACGCTGACCACCACGCTCGAACAGGCCGGCGCTGAATCCGATATTCGCGCCGTGGTGCTGGAAGGCAGCGGCGCCTCGTTTTCCGCCGGCGCCGACCTGAACTGGATGCGCGGCATGGCCACCGCCAGCGAGGCGGCCAACCGCGAGGATGCCCTTGCCCTCGCCCGCCTGATGCGCACGCTGGACGAACTGCCCAAGCCGACCATTGCCCGCGTGCATGGGGCGGCCTTTGGCGGTGGCGTCGGCCTGGTGGCCTGCTGCGACATCGCCATCGGCGTGCCCGAAGCGAAGTTCGGCCTGACCGAAAGCAAGCTGGGCCTCTTGCCGGCGGTGATCTCGCCCTACGTCATCGCCGCCATCGGCGCGCGACAGGCGCGGCGATGGTTCGCCACGGCGGAGATCTTCGATGCATCCACCGCGCTGCAGATCGGATTGCTGCATCAGGTGGTGCCGGCGACGCAACTGGACGAGGCCGTGGAGCGACAGCTCGCGCTGCTGCTGAAGGCGGGGCCACACGCGGCGGCCGGCGCGAAGCACCTGGTCGCGCGCGTGGCCGCTTCGTCCGACCGCGACCGGATGGATGCCGACAACGCGGACCTGATCGCGAGGTTGCGCATTTCCAGCGAAGGCCAGGAAGGCCTGTCGGCCTTCCTCGACAAGCGCGCGCCGCGTTGGGTCGCCAAGGACTGA
- a CDS encoding FeoA family protein → MILTELPSRTPAIVDAVEDHGPQDNIARRLRELGFVNGEEVEVVAKGPMGAEPLLVQVGFTRFALRRSEAARVRLRNGAAS, encoded by the coding sequence GTGATCCTGACAGAACTGCCTTCGCGTACCCCCGCCATCGTGGACGCCGTGGAAGACCATGGGCCGCAGGACAACATCGCCCGCCGCCTGCGCGAACTGGGCTTCGTCAACGGCGAGGAGGTCGAAGTGGTCGCGAAGGGTCCGATGGGCGCCGAGCCGTTGCTGGTGCAGGTCGGCTTCACGCGGTTCGCGCTGCGCCGCTCCGAAGCAGCCCGCGTGCGACTGCGCAACGGAGCCGCGTCATGA
- a CDS encoding ferrous iron transporter B, with protein MSAAQASTLRLALVGNPNCGKTALFNQLTGSRQKVANYAGVTVERKEGRLHSSASGRSYAVLDLPGAYSLHAASLDEAVTRDVCRGFYPGEPAPDVLVCVVDATNLRLHLRFALEVRELGKPMILAVNMMDAAQRRGIAIDLVALERELGVPVVETIAVKHGGARALVERIDAVAAQPHEPRTHLAEGADLHAETRRLLSLAVAMPTRTAKIDDALDRWLLHPVFGLLALIVVMFLIFQAVYAWATPMMDMIEAGTGWLGGQAGGLLPEGPLNSLLVDGIIGGLGGVIVFLPQILILFAFILALEESGYLPRAAFLLDRMMASAGLSGRSFIPLLSSFACAIPGIMATRSIQDPRDRLATILVAPLMTCSARLPVYALLIGAFVPDEKVGIFNQQGLVLFGLYAAGILSALLVSWVMKKWRRDKGEHALLLELPSYRIPHPRDLLIGLYERAMIFLKRVGGIILALTILLWFLLNFPAAPADAVGPAIDYSFAGRIGHAMAVFFAPLGFNWQICIALIPGLAAREVAVASLATIYALSAADDDAAIQALTPVISDGWSLATALSLLVWFIYAPMCISTLATIKRETNSWKQMGFATFYLFALAYLASLVTYQVAKALGAG; from the coding sequence ATGAGCGCAGCCCAGGCATCGACGTTGCGGCTGGCGCTGGTCGGCAATCCGAACTGCGGCAAGACCGCGCTGTTCAACCAGTTGACCGGCAGCCGGCAGAAGGTCGCCAACTACGCCGGCGTCACCGTCGAACGCAAGGAAGGCAGGCTGCATTCGTCGGCGTCGGGGCGCAGCTATGCGGTGCTGGATTTGCCGGGTGCCTACAGCCTGCATGCCGCCAGCCTGGACGAAGCCGTCACCCGCGACGTCTGCCGCGGCTTCTATCCCGGCGAACCGGCACCGGATGTGCTGGTCTGCGTGGTGGATGCCACCAACCTGCGCCTGCACCTGCGCTTCGCGCTGGAAGTGCGCGAACTCGGCAAGCCGATGATCCTGGCGGTCAACATGATGGATGCCGCGCAGCGCCGCGGCATCGCCATCGACCTGGTGGCGCTGGAGCGCGAACTCGGCGTGCCGGTGGTCGAAACCATCGCGGTGAAGCATGGCGGTGCGCGTGCGCTGGTCGAGCGCATCGATGCTGTCGCCGCGCAGCCGCACGAGCCCCGCACGCACCTGGCCGAAGGCGCCGACCTGCACGCCGAAACACGTCGCCTGCTGTCGCTCGCGGTCGCCATGCCCACGCGGACGGCGAAGATCGACGACGCACTGGACCGCTGGTTGCTGCATCCGGTGTTCGGACTGCTGGCATTGATCGTGGTGATGTTCCTGATTTTCCAGGCGGTGTATGCCTGGGCGACGCCGATGATGGACATGATCGAAGCGGGCACGGGCTGGCTGGGCGGACAGGCGGGCGGCCTGCTTCCCGAAGGGCCGCTCAACAGCCTGCTGGTCGACGGCATCATCGGCGGCCTGGGTGGCGTGATCGTGTTCCTGCCGCAGATCCTGATCCTGTTCGCCTTCATCCTGGCGCTGGAAGAGAGCGGCTACCTGCCTCGCGCGGCGTTCCTGCTGGACCGCATGATGGCATCGGCCGGTCTGTCGGGCCGCTCCTTCATTCCGCTGCTGTCGAGTTTCGCCTGCGCCATCCCCGGCATCATGGCCACGCGCAGCATCCAGGACCCGCGCGACCGGCTGGCGACGATCCTGGTCGCGCCCCTGATGACGTGTTCGGCGCGCCTGCCGGTGTACGCGCTGCTGATCGGTGCATTCGTGCCGGACGAGAAGGTGGGCATCTTCAACCAGCAGGGCCTGGTGCTGTTCGGCCTGTATGCCGCCGGCATCCTCAGTGCGTTGCTGGTGTCATGGGTGATGAAGAAGTGGCGCCGCGACAAGGGCGAGCACGCGCTGCTGCTGGAACTGCCTTCCTACCGCATTCCGCACCCGCGCGACCTGCTCATCGGCCTGTACGAACGCGCCATGATCTTCCTCAAGCGCGTCGGCGGCATCATCCTGGCGCTGACCATCCTGCTGTGGTTCCTGCTGAACTTCCCGGCGGCGCCTGCCGATGCGGTGGGGCCGGCGATCGACTACAGCTTCGCCGGCCGCATCGGTCATGCCATGGCGGTGTTCTTCGCGCCGCTGGGCTTCAACTGGCAGATCTGCATCGCATTGATTCCGGGCCTGGCGGCACGCGAAGTGGCGGTTGCCTCGCTGGCGACGATCTACGCGCTGTCGGCGGCCGACGACGACGCGGCCATCCAGGCGTTGACGCCGGTCATCAGCGACGGCTGGTCGCTGGCCACGGCACTGTCGCTGCTGGTGTGGTTCATCTACGCCCCGATGTGCATCTCGACGCTCGCCACCATCAAGCGCGAGACCAACTCGTGGAAGCAGATGGGCTTTGCCACGTTCTACCTGTTCGCGCTGGCCTACCTCGCCTCGCTGGTGACTTACCAGGTCGCCAAGGCGCTGGGCGCGGGCTGA
- a CDS encoding DUF6587 family protein has protein sequence MDASLALQYAIIAVAVVVSAWVVVKKQFPGPLRKLRIALALPLLHGGRARWQHALGRWIAPAGSLVNGRIAGSDCGGCDGCG, from the coding sequence ATGGACGCGTCGCTCGCCCTGCAATACGCCATCATCGCGGTCGCGGTGGTGGTCAGTGCGTGGGTGGTGGTGAAGAAACAGTTCCCCGGCCCGTTGCGCAAGCTGCGTATCGCGCTGGCGCTGCCTTTGTTGCATGGGGGGCGAGCGCGCTGGCAACACGCGTTGGGGAGGTGGATCGCGCCGGCCGGCAGTCTGGTGAATGGACGGATCGCAGGCAGTGATTGCGGAGGCTGCGACGGCTGCGGTTGA
- a CDS encoding molecular chaperone HscC: protein MIVGIDLGTTHSLIGYHGPDGPVLIPNALGELLTPSVISVDADDTLIVGRPAVDRLITHPERSVASFKRWMGTNRVTRLGKHALRPEELSALVLRALVADAESHFSTSVTEAVISVPAYFGDAQRKATRIAGELAGIKVERLINEPTAAAMAYGLQQRDGGGRFLVFDLGGGTFDVSILEMFDGVMEVHASAGDNFLGGEDFLSALRDACLRELKVEAKSLTASEDAQLRRRLESAKRELSNTSGGSVDVEILLGGESRRWQIDEAGFSRLCEPLVQRMRAPLERAMRDARLAPGQLDDIVLVGGASRMPLTARLVSRMFGRLPLRHINPDEAIALGAAVAAGMKARDESLEEIILTDVCPHSLGVDTAQDDGHGQVTTGLFSPIIHRNATVPVSRVERYQPMRDQQTQVEFNIYQGESPRVENNVRLGTISVKVPARAAHENPVDIRFTYDVNGLLQVEATIVATGQTHEVVLQQNPGVLTQDEIRQRLAALSELKVHPRDQQENLLVIARAERLYEELLWARRDLQDALVRFRTVLDGQDPLQIREHRADFARMLESIEAQG from the coding sequence ATGATCGTCGGCATCGATCTCGGGACCACGCACTCGCTGATTGGCTATCACGGGCCCGATGGCCCGGTCCTGATACCGAATGCACTGGGCGAGCTGCTCACGCCTTCCGTGATCAGCGTGGATGCGGACGACACGCTGATCGTGGGCCGGCCTGCGGTGGACCGGCTGATCACCCATCCGGAGCGCAGCGTGGCCAGCTTCAAGCGCTGGATGGGCACCAACCGCGTCACCCGCCTCGGCAAGCACGCACTGCGTCCGGAAGAACTGTCGGCCCTGGTCCTGCGCGCGCTTGTCGCCGATGCGGAAAGCCATTTCAGCACATCCGTCACCGAGGCCGTGATCAGCGTGCCGGCGTACTTCGGTGACGCGCAGCGCAAGGCCACACGTATCGCCGGCGAGCTGGCCGGCATCAAGGTCGAACGCCTCATCAACGAACCGACCGCCGCGGCCATGGCCTACGGCCTGCAGCAGCGCGACGGCGGCGGACGCTTCCTGGTCTTCGATCTGGGCGGCGGTACCTTCGATGTCTCGATCCTGGAAATGTTCGATGGCGTGATGGAGGTCCACGCCAGCGCCGGCGACAACTTCCTCGGCGGAGAGGATTTCCTGTCCGCGCTGCGCGATGCGTGCCTGCGCGAGCTCAAGGTCGAAGCGAAAAGCCTGACAGCCAGCGAAGACGCGCAGCTGAGGCGCCGGCTGGAGTCCGCCAAGCGCGAACTGTCGAACACGTCCGGCGGCTCCGTCGACGTCGAGATTCTGCTGGGCGGCGAGTCGCGGCGTTGGCAGATCGACGAGGCGGGGTTCTCGCGCCTGTGCGAGCCGCTGGTGCAGCGCATGCGCGCACCGCTCGAACGCGCCATGCGCGACGCCCGCCTGGCGCCGGGCCAGTTGGACGACATCGTCCTGGTCGGCGGCGCATCGCGGATGCCACTGACCGCGCGACTGGTCTCGCGCATGTTCGGTCGCCTGCCCTTGCGGCACATCAACCCGGACGAGGCGATCGCGCTGGGTGCCGCGGTGGCGGCGGGCATGAAGGCGCGCGACGAATCGCTGGAAGAGATCATCCTCACCGACGTGTGTCCCCACTCGCTCGGCGTGGACACCGCGCAGGACGACGGGCATGGGCAGGTCACCACCGGCTTGTTCTCCCCGATCATCCACCGCAACGCGACCGTGCCGGTCAGCCGGGTCGAACGCTACCAGCCGATGCGCGACCAGCAGACGCAGGTGGAGTTCAATATCTACCAGGGCGAGAGCCCGCGCGTGGAGAACAACGTCAGGCTGGGTACCATCTCGGTGAAGGTCCCGGCGCGCGCCGCGCACGAGAACCCCGTGGACATCCGCTTCACCTACGACGTCAACGGGCTGCTGCAGGTGGAAGCCACCATCGTGGCCACCGGCCAGACCCATGAGGTGGTCCTGCAGCAGAACCCCGGCGTGCTGACCCAGGACGAGATCCGCCAGCGCCTGGCCGCGCTGTCCGAACTGAAGGTGCATCCCCGCGACCAGCAAGAGAATCTCCTGGTGATCGCCCGCGCCGAGCGCCTGTACGAGGAACTGCTCTGGGCGCGCCGCGACCTGCAGGACGCGCTGGTGCGCTTCCGCACGGTGCTGGACGGCCAGGATCCCCTGCAGATCCGCGAACACCGCGCCGATTTCGCCCGGATGCTGGAGAGCATCGAGGCCCAGGGGTGA
- a CDS encoding polymer-forming cytoskeletal protein has product MSIWKDQGPAKKEAANLPSEPATLPVRDTATAADFSPAVTAPPGTRPVERSAPQEALKESLIAADLTIEGKIEGTGHIRIAGRFKGDVNVQGDLTIETGAKLNGGVRAKKVTIAGELEGNIESAARVELLASGVLIGDVKSGSLTVAAGSRMRGQADFGWDEPAKGGKGKDNGTEPGAAA; this is encoded by the coding sequence ATGTCCATCTGGAAAGACCAAGGCCCCGCAAAGAAAGAGGCCGCCAACCTGCCGTCGGAACCCGCCACTCTCCCCGTGCGCGACACCGCCACGGCGGCGGATTTCTCACCCGCGGTCACCGCACCGCCGGGCACGCGTCCGGTTGAACGCAGCGCACCTCAGGAGGCACTGAAGGAATCGCTGATCGCCGCCGACCTGACCATCGAGGGCAAGATCGAGGGCACCGGCCACATCCGCATCGCAGGCCGTTTCAAGGGCGACGTCAACGTGCAGGGCGACCTCACCATCGAAACAGGCGCAAAGCTCAATGGTGGCGTGCGGGCCAAGAAGGTCACCATCGCGGGCGAGCTGGAAGGCAATATCGAGTCCGCAGCCCGCGTCGAACTGCTGGCATCGGGCGTACTGATCGGCGACGTGAAGTCGGGATCGCTCACGGTGGCTGCGGGATCCCGCATGCGCGGCCAGGCCGACTTCGGTTGGGACGAGCCCGCCAAGGGCGGCAAGGGCAAGGACAACGGCACGGAGCCCGGCGCCGCGGCATGA
- a CDS encoding carboxyl transferase domain-containing protein — MPAIASQLDPRSPDFIANHAYHRVLVQELDRRLAHAAEGGGEKARSKHTERGKLLARDRITALLDPGSPFLEIAPLAAEEMYDNAAPAAGMVCGIGRVMGNEVVIVANDATVKGGTYFPMTVKKHLRAQEIARENRLPCVYLVDSGGAFLPLQDEVFPDREHFGRIFYNQARLSAENIPQVAVVMGSCTAGGAYVPAMCDESIIVKEQGTIFLGGPPLVKAATGEVVDAEALGGADVHTSVSGVADHFAEDDRHALEIARSVIGHLNRRKTLPVAVRDAREPLYPAEELYGIVPKDTRRPFDIREVIARITDGSELDEFKARYGKTLVTGFAHLHGYPVGIIANNGILFGESALKGAHFIELCNQRGIPLVFLQNITGFMVGRKYENAGIAKDGAKMVTAVACSSVPKFTVVIGGSFGAGNYAMCGRAYGARFLWMWPNARISVMGGEQAASVLATVKRDGIEAAGKAWSPDEEDAFKAPIREQYESQGSPWYATARLWDDGIIDPADTRRVLGLGISASLNAPIEPAKFGVFRM, encoded by the coding sequence ATGCCTGCCATCGCTTCGCAACTCGATCCGCGCTCGCCCGATTTCATCGCCAACCACGCCTATCACCGCGTACTGGTGCAGGAGCTCGACCGCCGCCTGGCGCATGCAGCCGAGGGGGGTGGGGAGAAGGCGCGCAGCAAGCACACCGAACGCGGCAAACTGCTGGCGCGGGATCGCATCACCGCCCTGCTCGACCCCGGCTCGCCCTTCCTCGAAATCGCGCCACTGGCCGCCGAGGAGATGTACGACAACGCGGCACCCGCCGCCGGCATGGTCTGCGGCATCGGCCGCGTGATGGGCAACGAAGTGGTGATCGTCGCCAACGATGCCACAGTCAAGGGCGGCACCTACTTCCCGATGACGGTGAAGAAGCACCTGCGCGCACAGGAGATCGCACGCGAGAACCGCCTGCCCTGCGTGTACCTGGTGGACTCCGGTGGCGCCTTCCTGCCGCTGCAGGACGAGGTGTTCCCCGACCGCGAGCACTTCGGCCGCATCTTCTACAACCAGGCGCGACTGAGCGCCGAGAACATCCCGCAGGTCGCGGTGGTGATGGGCAGCTGCACCGCCGGCGGCGCCTACGTGCCGGCGATGTGCGACGAATCGATCATCGTCAAGGAACAGGGCACCATCTTCCTGGGCGGTCCGCCGCTGGTGAAGGCGGCCACCGGTGAAGTGGTCGATGCCGAAGCCCTGGGCGGCGCCGATGTGCACACCAGCGTATCGGGCGTAGCCGATCATTTCGCGGAGGACGATCGCCACGCGCTGGAGATCGCGCGCAGCGTCATCGGCCACCTCAATCGCCGCAAGACCCTGCCCGTCGCGGTGCGCGACGCGCGCGAACCGCTGTATCCGGCCGAGGAGTTGTACGGCATCGTGCCCAAGGACACCCGCCGCCCGTTCGACATCCGCGAGGTCATCGCACGCATCACCGACGGCAGCGAGCTGGACGAGTTCAAGGCGCGCTACGGCAAGACCCTGGTCACCGGCTTCGCGCACCTGCACGGCTATCCCGTCGGCATCATCGCCAACAACGGCATCCTGTTCGGCGAAAGCGCGCTCAAGGGTGCGCACTTCATCGAGCTGTGCAACCAGCGCGGCATCCCGCTGGTGTTCCTGCAGAACATCACCGGCTTCATGGTCGGCCGCAAGTACGAGAACGCCGGCATCGCGAAGGACGGGGCGAAGATGGTCACGGCCGTCGCCTGCTCGTCCGTGCCGAAGTTCACCGTGGTCATCGGCGGCAGCTTCGGCGCCGGCAACTACGCCATGTGCGGCCGTGCCTACGGCGCGCGTTTCCTGTGGATGTGGCCGAATGCGCGGATCAGCGTGATGGGCGGCGAACAGGCGGCGAGCGTGCTGGCGACGGTGAAGCGCGACGGCATCGAGGCCGCGGGCAAGGCTTGGAGTCCGGACGAAGAGGATGCCTTCAAGGCGCCGATCCGCGAGCAGTACGAATCGCAGGGCAGCCCGTGGTACGCGACTGCGCGGCTGTGGGATGACGGCATCATCGACCCTGCCGATACGCGCCGGGTGCTTGGGCTGGGCATTTCGGCCTCGCTCAATGCGCCGATCGAGCCGGCGAAGTTCGGCGTGTTCCGGATGTAG